The DNA region GCCGTCGAGCAGCATCCGGTCGTCGTCGACCACGGCCACGCTGATCACGCCGGCCATCGCAGCTCCACCCGTACGCCCTCGCCGGGTGCGGTGTCGACGACGGCCCGGCCGCCGACCTCGGTCATCCGGGAGTGGATCGAGCCGCGCAGCCCGAAGCCGGGCACATGGTCCTCGGGGTCGAAGCCGGGGCCGCGGTCGACGACGGTGATCACCGCGCCGGGGCCGTCGGTGTCGCCGGTCGCGGTGAGCCAGGCGTGTCCGGTGCCGGCGTGCCGGCGTACGTTGTTCAGCGCCTCGCGGGCTGCGTCGGCGAAGGCCCCGGCGACGGCCGGCGGCACCTCGGGGAGCCGGTGGTACTGGGCGGTGACCCGCAGCCGCAGGCTCTCCACGGAGCTGACGGCCTCTTCCAGGGCGGTGCCCAGGCCGGGGTGGTGGACCTCCTCGGCGGTCTGCTGGACGAGCCGCCGCAGATAGGCGGCCTCGCGGCCGCACCGCTCGCGCACCTCGGGGGCGTTGGCGTCGACGCCGCCGGCCGCGAGGGTGGTGAGGGTGGCGAGCACGGTGTCGTGCAGGGCGCGGTGGTGGTCGAGCCGTTCGGCGTAGCGGGCCTTCTGGGCCTCGGCGGCGAGCGCCCGGGCGTTGGCCTCGTCGAGCAGCCGGCCCTGCCGGCGCAGGTACCACCACATCACCCAGGCCATCGCGGCCGAGGAGAGCAGCGAGTTGAGGTGTCCGCCGAGCACGGCCCGGCCGGCGCCGACGAGGTGGTAGCCGGCGAGATGGGTCGCGACGAGCAGCCCGAGGCCGGCCAGGGCCTGGGCGCGGGGGAGGGCGACGGCGGCGACGGCGCTGGCCGAGCCGCCGAGGAGCATCGCCCAGCCGATCGCCGGGGTCTCCCGGACCCCGCCCCAGGCGTAGAGGGCGAGGGGCAGCGCGCAGCCGGTGACCAGGACGTCGGCCCGCACGTGCCGCGGGTCGAACCAGCCGCGCCGCAGCCCGCTGCCGTACGTGAGCAGGCTGAGACCGAGGGCGGCGGCGATGCCCAGGTACGGGACGGGGTGCCCGTCGCGGCGCTGGGCGACGGCGAGCACGCCGACGGTGAGATGGCTCGCGCGGTACAGCAGGGTGGTGAGCATCATGAAGGACCGGGCCCGCTGGAGGGCCGAGCCCACTCCCTCCGGCCGGCGCAGCGCGCGCGTCCACCCCATCGATAAGGACCCCACCGGCAAGACGTGCCTCCCGTACCACCGTGCCCGACTGCCCCCGTCGCCCCGCATTGTGCCCGAGCGGGCATCCGCCGACAGGGCCGCTACCAGCCGTTTTGCGGACGGTGTGAAGGCGGTGTGCGCGAGCTGTGGCGACCGCTCGTACTCAGGGGTAACAGGCCCGTGCCGAGGGCTTGTTGAGGGTGGCAGGTCCGTGCTTCCCTCGGGGGGACCAGCCTGCTTACCGCGGGTAATGCCTTGTCCGGAGCCGGAAGAAGGAACCCCCATGCCCTCTCCCCGTGAGCCTCGTCCCCGCCCCGGGTCCCTGCGCGGCCGGGCCCGCCGGCGTCCCGTCGGCTCCCTCGCCGCCGCGCTCGCCCTGCTCGCCGCCGTCGCCGGCTCCGGTGCCGTCGCCTCCCCGGCCGCCGCGGCGCCCGCCCCCGCCCGTACCGCCGCCGACGGACTGCGCGAGGTGATGTTCGTCGGCAACAACTGGGACGGCACCGCCGATGTCATCGAGTCCGCGGGCGAGTTGCGCCGGATCGGCCGGGTGAACGTCATCCCCGACCGCGAGGAGCGGATGCGGGAGATCTACCTCGACCCGATCAAGCTGGCCTTCTTCCTCGGCGTGCGCAGCGGGCCGGGCGAGGGCCACGACCAGTTCGTCGACGACATGTACGCCACCCCCGACGGCTCCGCCATGGTGGTCTCCCGGCCAAGCTTCGCCGACGTCGTCTCCGTCGACCTGCGCACCGGGAGGATCAACTGGCGGTTCCCGGTGGCCGGTTACCGCTCCGACCACATGGCCGTCTCGCCCGACGGCACCCGGGTCGCGGTCTCCGCCTCCACCGCCAACACCGTGCACGTCCTCGACATCGTCACCGGCCGCCAGGTCGGCTCCTTCAAGACCGGCGACAAGCCCCACGAGAACGTCTTCACCTCCGACGGACTGCTGTGGAACATGTCCATCGGCGAGGTCACCACCGCGCTCGACGCGCCCTGGCTCGACTGGACCAAGGGCGACCGCAGGATCACCGTCGTGGACGCCAACACCTTCAAGACCGTGCGCGTCATCGACATGCGCGAACGCCTCGACGCCTTCGGCCGCGGCGACCTCTCCGACGCCGTGCGCCCGCTCGTCTTCACCCCCGACGAGAAGAAGATCTACTTCCAGGTGTCCTTCTTCAACGGCTTCCTCGAATACGACGTCGCCACCGACCGCATCACCCGCCTGAAGAACCTGCCCGGCAACCCGGACCTGAACCCCGACCGCACCTCCTGGGTCAACGACTCCCGCCACCACGGCCTGTCGATGAGCCCCGACGGCACCAAGCTGTGCGTGGCCGGGACCATGGACGACTACACGACCGTCGTCGACCGCGCCACCCTCCAGGAGGGCCCGCTGGTCGAGACCGCCAAGCCCTACTGGGCCACCGTCAGCGGCGACGGCCGCTCCTGCGTGGTCTCCGAGAGCGGCGCCGACCGGGTCAGCGCCATCGACTTCAAGACCGGGCAGCGGGTCGCCTCCGTCCAGGTCGGCGACCACCCCCAGCGGGTCCGGCTCGCCCACGTCCCCGCCGACTGGACCGGCCCCACGGCCCCCTGAACCCCTCGCTCCCCGCTCCTCACCCGAAGGACACCGTTGAAGAGAACACTCCTGGGGGCCGCGCTCGCCGCGGCCCTCCTGGCTGCCGGGACACCGGCCGCCGCACCCGCGCACGCCTCCGTCACGGAATCCGTGACCGCGACCGTCACCGACACCGACGCCGGCACCTCCCTCGCCGACAGCTGGCAGCCCCCGCTGAGCACCCGCGGCCGCTATGTCGTCGACGCGAACGGCAACCGCTTCAAGCTCAAGTCCGGCAACTGGCACGGCGCCCAGGGCTCCTGGAACGGCTCCGGCGACCCCGCCGACCCGGCCGCCCATCACGACGCCGAGAAGTCCGACCAGCTTCCCCTCGGCCTCGACCGCAAACCCCTCGCCGGAATTCTGGCCGACTTCCACGCCCTCGGCCTCAACAGCCTCCGGCTGCCCTTCTCCAACGAGATGCTGCACGACACCCGGCCGGTCCCGGACGCCGCCGTCGCCGCCAACCCCGAGCTGCGCGGCCGCACCCCGCTGCAGGTCTTCGACGCGGTGATCGCCGCGACCACCGCCGAAGGCTTCGCCGTCGTCCTCAACAACCACACCAACACCTCCCGCTGGTGCTGCGGACTCGACGGCAACGAACGCTGGAACACCAGCCAGTCCACCGCCCAGTGGGAGAACGACTGGCTGTTCCTCGCCCAGCGCTACAAGGCCAACAAGCGGGTCGTCGGCGCCGACCTCTACAACGAGGTCCGCCGCACGATCATGGACGACGCCAACTGGGGCTGGGGCGACGACCACGACTGGTGGGCCGCCACCCAGCGCCTGGGCGACCGCCTCCTCACCGAGGCCAACCCCGACCTCCTGATCATCGTCGAGGGCATCAACTGGCAGGGCATCCCCGCCGACGGCCTCTTCCACTGGCGCCCCACCCTGGAACCCGCCCGCACCCTCTCCCACACCCTCGTGGCCTCGAACAAACTGGTCTACTCGGCCCACTTCTACGGCTACACCGGGCCGAACCACACCGGCGCCACCGGCGCCGGCGAGACCCACGACTGGCGCTACCAGGAACTCTCCCGCGACGAACTCTTCGCGACCCTGCACCGCCAGGCCTTCTTCGTCACCGCCGACACCGAACGGCACTACACCGCCCCCGTCTGGATCAGTGAGTTCGGCATCGGCGCCGACGAGACCAACCCCCAGGCCCGCGCCTGGTTCACCAACTTCGTCGACTATCTGATCGCCACCGACGCCGACTTCGCCTACTGGCCGCTCGTCGGCTTCACCGGCCACGGACGCTGGAAGCTCCTCGACTACGACCCCGAGGGCCGGCGCTCCGGCCTCCTCGACGGCACCGACTGGCGGGCCCCCGACTGGCAGCGCCTCGTCACCGCCCCCGCCACGACCGGGCCCGTCCCGGTCACCGACACCTGGGACATGCTCGACCTGGACCACGCCGACGCCGTCCAGTCCCTGCGCACCCGGGCCGGCGGCGACTGGGACTCCGGCGCCCGCAAGGGCGTCTGCCCCGACGGGCAGCGGCTCATCGGCCTGGCCCACCGGGACGGACGCGGCCTGTGCACCGACGCCGGGGCGCGCGGACTCACCGCGCCCACCGGACCGGTCACCGTGGTCCGCGACGAGCGCTACGCGAAGGAGGGCGACTGGGCCGGCGGCTACACCAAACTCCAGTGCCCGCAGGGCCAGTTCGCGACCGGCTACAGCGTCCGCGGCCAGGCCGTCTCCGCCCTGCTCTGCACCGGAGCGAGCCGCGCCCTGCCGCTCACCGGCCGCACCCTGTGGTTCGACCGCGGCGACAACCGCCCCGCCGGGGCCTCGGGCGCCCCCGGCGGCGAGTTCGCCGAGGGCAACTACAAGGGCCAGTGCGCCACCACCGAGTACGTCGCCGGGATCGCCTTCACCGGCGCGTGGCTGAAGGGCAAGACCCCGGACGCCCTGCTCTGCCGCACCCTCTGACCCGCACATGAAGGGGCCCGCCGGACAAGCGCCGGCGGGCCCCGTGTGCGTACGGTCAGCGGATCAGCTCCGGGTGACCTTCACCTCGTACAGCGAATAGCCCCAGCCGGTGCCCCGCTTCTCGCCGTACACCCGTACGTAGCGGGCCTGCTGCGAGGCGAACTCGGCCGTGTCGTAACCGCCGTCACCGGCGTCCGTGGACCACACCGAGCGCCAGTCGGTGCCGTCGTCCGACAGCTCGATCCGGTAGGCCTTGGCATAGGCGGACTCCCAGTCGAGGGTGACCCGGCCGACCCGGCGCGACTCGCCCAGGTCCACCTGCCACCACTGGGCGTCGTTCCACTCGCTGGCCCAGCGCGAGCCGGTGTCGCCGTCCACGGCGCGGCCCGGCGAGTAGTTCACGAACGGGTTCCACCACTCGCTCGTGGAGGCCGAAGTCGGCTGACCGGACGCCAGGTTGACGCCCATCTCGTGCTTCTCGGTCGCCTTCCAGGTGCGCAGATACGACTCCGCGCCCTTCGCCAGCTCGTCCACCACACCCGGGCCGCCCGGGGTGAGCCGGATCTGCTCGACCCAGTCCGGGACCAGACCGTTGTGCGCGGCGCCGTCCTTGTTCAGGTCCCAGGTGCGCTCACCCGTCACCTGCCGGTCGAGCGTCGAACCGCCGTCGAAGCTCTTGAACGGGTACTTCACCGCGTTCGGCGCGTCCTCGCCGAGCGCGCCCGGCCAGCCGCCGACACCGTTCATGTCGGTGCCGTAGCCGAGGCCGACGCCGTACTTCTTGCGCAGGTCCGCCTTCTGCGCGGCCTCGCCGATGAAGCCCTCGGCGCCGTGCATGTACTCGGCGACGAAACCGCCGAGACGGTAGACCCGCTCGGTCCAGTCCAGGTCCATCCAGCTGTGGCTGGAGATGACACCCGGGTACTCCTCGGCCTCGAGCATGTCGAGCGCCCGGCCCGCCGCCTTCACGCTCATGTGGTCGAGCTCCAGCATCATCCCGCGCTGCATCATGCCCTTCAGGGCGTGCTCGCCGAGCCGGGTGAGGCCGCGGGTGTTGCACTGCGCGTCCGAGGCGTACGAGGGCACGGTCACGCCCGCCGGCAGCTTCTCGGCCATCGCGGGGGGCGCCGCCGCCAGCCCGATCGGGTTGTCGTGCTGCGGGCCCTTGCACTTCTCGGTCGCCCAGAAGGTGCCGGTGGACAGGAACTGGCCGATGTTCACCGCGACGCCGGTGGTGCCGCTGTCGAAGCGCACACCGCACAGCGCGTTGTCGAACTTGTGGCACAGGAACATGCTGCGCACGCCGAGGCCGTACAGCTCGTCCAGGCCCTTGTCGATGTCGGCCTGGCTGCACTGCGGGACGTCGAGGATCATCTTGCAGCCGAACGGCTCCGAGGTCTCCACGCCGAGCACGACCGCGAGCTTGCCCTGCTCGATCACCGAACGGGCCTGCGCCGCGTCCGTGACGATCCGGAACCAGCCCTTGCCCGGGCCGCCGTACATCGAGTCGACGTAGTCCTGCAGTTCGTAGGACTTGCGCGCCTCCAGGCGGATCGCGTCCATCTCGTCGCAGCCGCGGTCGCGCGGCAGGATCGAGCAGATCAGCCCGTTGGTCACCAGGTCGTTGACCAGGACCCGCTGGCCGCCGCGCCAGGCGCGCTCGACCCAGGCGTAGTAGTTCTGCTGGTGGCTGAGCGAGTTGTTGGCGGGCCAGTCCTTGAAGGTGGGCCAGCCGACCGGGTCGTGCTTGCCGTTGTCACCGCCGGTGAGGTGCTCGAAGAGGGCGCCCGAGCCGTCGGGGTAGTGCTCGGGACAGTCCTTGAGCGCCTCGGCGATCCCGGCGGTGGAGAAGGTCTGGCCGCAGATCATGCGGCCGCCGAAGCCCTCGTTGGACATCAGGTGGTTGTGCGCGTCGACGAAGCCGCGCACGTTGCCGGAGGCGTCCGTCCCCTTGAACGGGGCGCCGGTGACGTTGATCTGCGAATCGGGCGCCGGCCGTGCGGTGGGCTCCCACCACTGGCCGCCGGTGTCGGCGGCGGGGACCGGGCCGGCGCCGAAGACGACGGTGGCCAGGGCGATGAACAGGGCCACGAGGGCGAATCGGCCGCCCGGCCCGCGTGTGGATGGTCGAATCATGGTCAGCGATGCCTTCGGTCATGGGGGATACCGGGCTGCGAGCCGTCCTGGGTGTTTCTGGCGGTAACAGTGGGCTCGCGCCGAGGATCGCGGTGAACCACCAGTGAGTCAAGAGTCCGGGTCAAATGACCTGTTGACGATCGAGAGCCGCCCTCAGCCGCCGATCAGCGCCACCAGCTGATCCGCCGTCGCATCCAGGAGCGCCTCCGCCGCCTGCACGTCGCCGAGCACCAGATACTGCAGCGTCAGCCCGTCGATCGTCGCCGCGAGCACCCGCGCGACCAGCTCCACCGGCACCTTCGGCGTCACCCCGAGCACCGCGCACACCTGCCCCACCAGGACCGCGGCGGACGCCACGTACTGCTCGTACTGCGCCCGCGCCAGATGCTCGAAGCCCTCCTCGCGCAGCGCGTACTGGGTCAGCTCGTACGTCAGCATGTGCTCGGCCGGATGGGCCCGCACATGCTCCCAGTACGTCCCGAGTGCGCCCCGCACGGTCTCTCGCAGCGTCGCCCGCGGCTCCACCGCCGACATCACCCGGGCCACGTAGTTCCCGGTGATCGACCCGATGGCCGCCTCCAGGAGCTCCTGCTTGGAGTCGAAGCAGTAGTGGAAGACGCTCAGCGACACCTCCGCCTCGGCGCAGATCGCCCGCGTCGTCGCCCGCCCCACCCCGTCCCTGGCCATGACCCGGACCGCCGCCTCCACCAACTGCCGGCGCCGTTCCGCCGACGGCATCCGCCCCATGCTGCCTCCTCGCGTCGAGGCGCCAGGGTAACCGCACCGCCGGTCACATCACCGGGTACGCCCCCTGGAACGCGAGCCGCGCGTCCGCGCCGGCGCCGATCGCGTCGAGGACGCCGTCGAGCTCCAGGAACACCTCCCACCGCTCCCGCCCCGACGCCTCGGCGAGCCGCGCCACCACCAGGTCTTCCAGCGCGGGCACCCGCTTGTTCTTCCACGCCTTGTCGGCGAGGCTCACCAGCAGGTCGTCGAGGCCCACCCCGGGGGCGTCCCAAGACGCGTGGGTCGCGGCGAAGCGAGCGAGCCGGGCGGATACGCCCTCGGCGAGCAGCAGTTCGCGACCTGTGCGCTCGTGGGCCGCACCGGGGCCGGACAGCCGGATCAGGAGCTCGGCCGCGGCCTCCGGGATCGGGGGCAGTGGCGGGTCGTCGAGGGGGCCGAGGGCGAGTGAGTGCAGCGCGGGCATCGGGTCAAGGTAGCGGGTGCCGCGAACTGATGGGTGCACAAGTCTTGTCAGTGCAATTTCACATTACTATTTTACTGCTCAGCCGGTGAACCCGACATCCGTCAACTCCCGTATGAGCCAGGGGGGTTCACCGCGCATGCCGCCATCCCCCACACCCTCCTCAGGAGCCCAGGTGTCCCAGCGCAGACTCGTGCGTACCTCCCTGCTCGCCACCGCCGTCGCGGTGACCCTCCTCGCCGCGGGCCAGGCCACGACCCAGGCCGCCGAACCCGCGGCCGCCCCGGCCCCCGCGCCCGCCCAGCTCCCCGCCACGTTCGGCGCGCCCGGGCAGAACCCCTTCGACGAGGTCGCGCACCTCGCCAACCCCCGCACCGCCAAGCCCACTCCGCCCACCGCCCCCGGCGGCGCCGGGGCCAAGGCCCGGATCCCCGGCCCCGCGCCCAAGGCCAAGGGCGCGAAGGCCCGCACCGCCTTCGCCGCCGGCGTGCCCTGCACCCTCGACGGCGTCACCGGCCTCTCGCCCGAGCAGTTCGCCGACTTCCTCGCCGACCCGGCCGTCACCGCCGACGGCTGTCTGCGGAACCTCATCTGGACCTGGGACGCCCGACTCGCGCCGGTGATGTCCGACGCCCACGTCCAGGCCGTCTCGCGACGCATCTCGTCCCTCGCCGCCACCCACGACGGACGCAACTCCACCCACCTGGAGGAGATGTTCACCTACCTCCACGCGGTGGCCTACCACGACTTCTCCCGCACCGAGATCGACATCACCGACGCCCCGACCGTCGACGCCGTCCGCCGCGCCATCGCCGACTTCGGCAACGCCGCTCACACCTTCGACGTCACCGCGACCAACGCCGCCACCCTGCGCGAGGCCCTCTACATCGGCAGCGCCCCCGGCCTGCGCCAGCACCAGCTCGGCCTGATCGTGAAGGTCCTCGCCACGATGGACGGCGCGCACCCCGCGACCAACCAGGACCCCACCTGGGCGGGCGCCGCCCTCTCCGCGCTCTCCGTCAACTACCTGGGCATCTACCCCGGCAACCAGGACACCGCCTTCCACGCCGCCGCCAAGGCCGACCCGGCCTACCGCGCCGCCTTCAAGGCCTTCTCCGGCTACACCCACCTCAAGGGCACCGCCAACGCCTGGGTGGCCCGCGACGCCCTCTCCGAGTACGGCCGCTTCGGCCAGATATCCGGCCTCCAGCCCGCCATCGTCGCCGACCTCGGCGCCCTCCTCGGCCCCGTCGAGTCCGGCTTCGGCTACGGCAGCCAGCCCTGGGCCAAGATCGTCAGCTGGCTCAACACCTACGACGCCTGCGCGCCCTACAACGTCTGCAAGGCCGACATCGAGAAGCGCCTCTTCCCCTACACGTACAGCTACGACAACGGCGGCATCAAGGTCCGCACCGCCCTCGACCGGGCCACCGTCGACCAGCTCTACTACGCGAGCAAGCAGGTCAAGGCCCAGTTCCACCGCGTCATCGGCACCGACACACCCCTCACCGGCGACCCCAACAGCACCCTGAACATCGTGCTGTACGCCTCGCGCGCCGACTACGAGAACTACCACCCGCTGCTCACCGGGTACGACACCAACAACGGCGGCATCTACATCGAGAACGGCGCCACCTTCTACACCTACCAGCGGCGCGTCCCGCAGGACTCCTCGCTGACGCTCGAAGAGCTCTTCCGGCACGAGTACACCCACTACCTCAACGGCCGGTTCGCCGTCCCCGGCTTCTTCGGCGAGGGCCCCTGGTACCAGGGCGACCGCACCACCGCCATGGACGAGGGCACCGCCGAGTTCTTCGACGGCGCCACCCGCGACAACGGCATCGCCGTCCGCAAGTCCCTGGTCCGCGGCATCATCAACGACACGGCCGGCGGCGGCCCCCGCATGAGCGTGCGCCAGCTCCTGCACGCCACCTACGACGGCGACGGCTTCCGCTTCTACAACTACGCGGGCACCTTCTTCGAGTTCCTGTGGACCGAGCGCCCGAGCCTGCTCCGCGAGATGTACGGGCGCCTGCGCGCCAACGACGTCGCCGGCTACGACGCCTGGCGCGAACGCCTCAGCGCCGACCCCGGCCTCCAGGCCGCGTACGACCGCTTCCTGGACACGCAGATCGCCAAGGTCGACGACCTCTACGTGCCCAACACCACGTTCACCCCCAACGACCGGCTCACCTACTCGACCGTCGTCGGAGTGAAGACCGCCTTCCAAGGGGCCACGTACAGCAACCCGGACTGCGTCGAGAACGGCGACACCGGCAAGCGGCGCTTCATCTGCACCGGAAGGATCACGGCGAACCTGAGCAACTGGAGCAGCGACGACCAGAACTTCAAGGACATGTCCGAGACCGTCGACTACTTCATCCTCGACCGCGCCCGTGAGTCCGCGCTGAACAACCTGGCCGACATGAACTGCAGCTTCGGACCGATCGAGATCTGGTCCAACAAGGTCGCGGGCACGTCGAGCTACCGCTGCGAGGGCCCGCTCCGCAGCTGACCGACCGTCAATCGTGCCCAGGGGCAGCAGCCCCTGGGCACCGCCTGAAGAATGTGACATATTACTGCCGTGCCCAAGAGACACTCCCTGGACGCCGTGATCATCGGTGCCGGCGTGATCGGAGCCGCCTGCGCCTACTTCGCGGCCCGCTCCGGCCTCTCCGTCGCCGTCGTCGACCGCGGTCCCGTCGCGGGCGGCACCACCGGTGCCGGGGAAGGCAACCTGCTCGTCTCCGACAAGGGGACGGGCCCCGAGCTCGACCTCGCGCTGCTGTCCACGAGACTCTGGCGCGACCTGTCCGACGCACTCCCGCCGGACATCGAGTACGAGCCGAAGGGCGGGCTCGTCGTGGCGCACGACGAGCCCACCCTGAAGGCCCTCCGCGCCTTCGCCGAGTCCCAACGCGAGTCCGGCGTCCAGGCCGACGAAATCCAGGCCCAGGACCTGCCCGCACTCGAACCCCACCTGGCCCCCTCCCAAGCGGGCGGCTTCCTCTACCCTCAAGACGCCCAGGTCCAGCCGGCCAAGGCGGCGGCCCACCTGCTCGCGGCCTCTGGCGCCACGACCTACCTGGGTGAGGAGGTCACCGAGATCCTCCGTACCCCCTCCGGCACCGTCACCGGCGTCCGCACACCCCGCCGCGAACTCCTCGCACCCGCCGTGGTGAACGCCGCGGGCACATGGGGCGGCGAGATCGCCGCACTCGCCGGCGCGCACCTGCCCGTACTGCCCCGCCGGGGCTTCGTACTGGTCACGGAACCGCTGCCGCCCCTCGTCCGCCACAAGGTGTACGCGGCCGACTACGTCGCCGACGTGGCCAGCGACTCCGCGAACCTCCAGTCCTCGGCGGTGGTCGAGGGCACCCCGGCGGGCCCGGTCCTCATCGGCGCGACCCGCGAACGCGTGGGCTTCGACCGCACGCTCTCCCCGCAGGCCCTCCAGCGTCTGGCCGCCCAGGCGGCCGCACTCTTCCCGGTCCTGGCCGACGTGGATGTCATCCGGGCGTACCACGGCTTCCGCCCCTACCTCCCGGACCATCTCCCGGCCATCGGCCCGGACCACCGGGTGCCGGGCCTGTTCCACGCGTGCGGCCACGAGGGAGCGGGCATCGGCCTGGCCCCGGCGACGGCGGCACTGATCGCGGCGGCCCTCACGGACTCCGAACCACACCTCCCCCTGGCACCCTTCGCACCACACCGGGACTTCAGCGGACACGGCGGGGAAGCGGAATGAGGGACGGAAGTGGGGGCCGTGCAGGGGGCCGCGTTCGGGACGTAAAGCGTGATTTGTGGCGCGGATCCAGGAGCCTCGATCTCACCAGGGCCCGACCGCGCCGTAAATCATGCAGTCCCGGACGCGGCCACCGGAGCGGCCACCACGCACCCACCCACCCACACCGGAGCACCCCGTGTCCTACAAGCTGACCTTCGACGGCCGTGAACTCCCGGCCCAGGAGGGCCAGTCCGTCGCCGCCGCCCTCTGGTCGGCCGGCATCCTCGCCTGGCGCACCACCCGCACCAACGGCGCGCCGCGCGGCGCCTTCTGCGGCATCGGTCAGTGCTACGACTGCCTCGTCACCGTCAACGGACGCCCGAACCAGCGCGCCTGTCTGCTGCCCGCCCGCCCCGGCGACACCGTCACCACCCAGGAAGGAACGGGCCGTGCCGCGCTCGAAGACTGAACTGGCCGTCGTCGGAGCCGGCCCGGCCGGACTCGCCGCCGCCGTCACGGCCGCGGACCTCGGCCTGACCGTCACGCTGCTCGACGCGGGTGCCCGCCCGGGCGGCCAGTACTACCGCCACCCCGCGCCCGCGCTCGCCGCGACCCACCCGCAGGCGGCGGCCCCGCACCACGACCGCCGCACCTTCACCACCTTGCTGAGCCGCCTCCGAGCCCACCAAGCGGCGGGCCGCATCGCGTACGTTCCGCACCACCACGTCTGGTCGGTCACCCGTGCCGACCCCACCCGTACCGACCCCACCTGGACCCTCCACACCCGCACCACCGAATCGGCCCCCACCTCCGTCACGGCTCCACTCGCCGTCACCGCCCCCGCCGTGCTCCTCGCCACCGGCTCGTACGAGCGCCACCTCCCCTTCCCCGGCTGGACCCTCCCGGGCGTGGTCGGCGCGGGCGGCGCGCAGGCGATGCTGAAGGGCGGCCTGGTGCTCCCGGGCCGCCGGATCGTGGTGGCCGGCAGCGGCCCGCTCCTCCTGGCCGTCGCCGGCTCGCTGGCCGGCGCCGGAGCCCGGGTTCCGGCGGTCGTGGAGGCCGCCGCGTACACCGGCTACGCGACCGGCGGCGCGGCCGCCACCGCCGCGCTCCTCCGCAACCCGGCGAAGCTCGCCGAGGGCGCCCGCCACGGCGCCGCGCTCCTGCGGGCGCACACCCGCCTCCTCACCCGCCACGCCGTCGTCGAGGCGCACGGCACCGACCGGGTGGAGGCCGTCACGGTCGCCCGCCTGGACCGTGACTGGCGCCCGGTGCCCGGCACATCCCGCCGCATCCCGTGCGACGCGCTGGCCGTCGGCCACGGCCTGGTCCCCGAACTGTCCCTGGCCACCGCCCTGGGCTGCGCCACCCGTACGGCCCCGGACGGCACGGTCGCCCTCGCGCTCGACGCGGACCTGCGCACCTCGGTCCCGGGCGTCTGGTCGGCGGGGGAGACCGGCGGCATCGGCGGCGCTCAACTCGCTGTCGCCGAGGGCGCCTTGGCGGCCCACTCCATCGCGCAGGCACCCGCCCCGACCCGCCTCCGCCGCACCCGCACCCGCCTGCGCGCCTTCGCCGACGTGATGGGCGCCGCCCACCGCCCCGGCGCCGGCTGGCAGCACTGGCTGCCCGACGCGACGGACGTGTGCCGCTGCGAGGAGGTCCCGGCGGGCCGGATCCGCGAGTCCCTGGCGGAGCTGGGCGCGCGCGACGCACGGACCGTCAAACTGCTGACCCGTGCGG from Streptomyces fradiae includes:
- a CDS encoding TetR/AcrR family transcriptional regulator; the encoded protein is MGRMPSAERRRQLVEAAVRVMARDGVGRATTRAICAEAEVSLSVFHYCFDSKQELLEAAIGSITGNYVARVMSAVEPRATLRETVRGALGTYWEHVRAHPAEHMLTYELTQYALREEGFEHLARAQYEQYVASAAVLVGQVCAVLGVTPKVPVELVARVLAATIDGLTLQYLVLGDVQAAEALLDATADQLVALIGG
- a CDS encoding FAD-dependent oxidoreductase encodes the protein MPRSKTELAVVGAGPAGLAAAVTAADLGLTVTLLDAGARPGGQYYRHPAPALAATHPQAAAPHHDRRTFTTLLSRLRAHQAAGRIAYVPHHHVWSVTRADPTRTDPTWTLHTRTTESAPTSVTAPLAVTAPAVLLATGSYERHLPFPGWTLPGVVGAGGAQAMLKGGLVLPGRRIVVAGSGPLLLAVAGSLAGAGARVPAVVEAAAYTGYATGGAAATAALLRNPAKLAEGARHGAALLRAHTRLLTRHAVVEAHGTDRVEAVTVARLDRDWRPVPGTSRRIPCDALAVGHGLVPELSLATALGCATRTAPDGTVALALDADLRTSVPGVWSAGETGGIGGAQLAVAEGALAAHSIAQAPAPTRLRRTRTRLRAFADVMGAAHRPGAGWQHWLPDATDVCRCEEVPAGRIRESLAELGARDARTVKLLTRAGMGWCQGRMCGPAVAALCAAAGAGAGTDTGTDTGTDTGTDTGTDTGAEETAPAPDRRPLACPVPLRDLAQLPLPAAD
- a CDS encoding (2Fe-2S)-binding protein, coding for MMQSRTRPPERPPRTHPPTPEHPVSYKLTFDGRELPAQEGQSVAAALWSAGILAWRTTRTNGAPRGAFCGIGQCYDCLVTVNGRPNQRACLLPARPGDTVTTQEGTGRAALED
- a CDS encoding NAD(P)/FAD-dependent oxidoreductase, with the protein product MPKRHSLDAVIIGAGVIGAACAYFAARSGLSVAVVDRGPVAGGTTGAGEGNLLVSDKGTGPELDLALLSTRLWRDLSDALPPDIEYEPKGGLVVAHDEPTLKALRAFAESQRESGVQADEIQAQDLPALEPHLAPSQAGGFLYPQDAQVQPAKAAAHLLAASGATTYLGEEVTEILRTPSGTVTGVRTPRRELLAPAVVNAAGTWGGEIAALAGAHLPVLPRRGFVLVTEPLPPLVRHKVYAADYVADVASDSANLQSSAVVEGTPAGPVLIGATRERVGFDRTLSPQALQRLAAQAAALFPVLADVDVIRAYHGFRPYLPDHLPAIGPDHRVPGLFHACGHEGAGIGLAPATAALIAAALTDSEPHLPLAPFAPHRDFSGHGGEAE
- a CDS encoding collagenase — protein: MSQRRLVRTSLLATAVAVTLLAAGQATTQAAEPAAAPAPAPAQLPATFGAPGQNPFDEVAHLANPRTAKPTPPTAPGGAGAKARIPGPAPKAKGAKARTAFAAGVPCTLDGVTGLSPEQFADFLADPAVTADGCLRNLIWTWDARLAPVMSDAHVQAVSRRISSLAATHDGRNSTHLEEMFTYLHAVAYHDFSRTEIDITDAPTVDAVRRAIADFGNAAHTFDVTATNAATLREALYIGSAPGLRQHQLGLIVKVLATMDGAHPATNQDPTWAGAALSALSVNYLGIYPGNQDTAFHAAAKADPAYRAAFKAFSGYTHLKGTANAWVARDALSEYGRFGQISGLQPAIVADLGALLGPVESGFGYGSQPWAKIVSWLNTYDACAPYNVCKADIEKRLFPYTYSYDNGGIKVRTALDRATVDQLYYASKQVKAQFHRVIGTDTPLTGDPNSTLNIVLYASRADYENYHPLLTGYDTNNGGIYIENGATFYTYQRRVPQDSSLTLEELFRHEYTHYLNGRFAVPGFFGEGPWYQGDRTTAMDEGTAEFFDGATRDNGIAVRKSLVRGIINDTAGGGPRMSVRQLLHATYDGDGFRFYNYAGTFFEFLWTERPSLLREMYGRLRANDVAGYDAWRERLSADPGLQAAYDRFLDTQIAKVDDLYVPNTTFTPNDRLTYSTVVGVKTAFQGATYSNPDCVENGDTGKRRFICTGRITANLSNWSSDDQNFKDMSETVDYFILDRARESALNNLADMNCSFGPIEIWSNKVAGTSSYRCEGPLRS